The Mycobacteriales bacterium DNA segment TCGGCGAGCGGCTTGGGCACGCCTCGGTGGCGTTCACGCTCAGCCAGTACACCCACCTGCTGCCCGGGCTGGACCGGGATGCGGCCGGCACCGTGGCGGCCATCCTCCTCGGACCGACTTCCCCACCTGGGACCCCGGGAGGGGGCGGTCCGGATGCTGCCCGTTAGCAAATCCGTTAGCAAATGGCACAGAAGAGGGCCCGGACCGAATGGCCCGGGCCCTCTGACCTGCACTTTCTGTGGTAGCGGGGGCAGGATTTGAACCTGCGACCTCTGGGTTATGAGCCCAGCGAGCTACCGAGCTGCTCCACCCCGCGTCGACGAGAACTAGGTTAGCGAGCCCGGCCAGGTTAGGGCAAATCCGGCCAGTCGAGCCTCCGCTCCGCCGCGCCTGGCGAATGACTGACGATCGTCATCACGGCGTTATAGTCAAGGAGCCGGGTGGGGCACGAGGGGGCGCTATGGGCGAGTCGCCGTACTGGAACCCGAAGATCGAGACGCTGCCGCGCGCCGAGCTGGAGGCCCTGCAGCTGCGGAAGTTGCGCGGGGTCGCCGCCTGGGCCGCGGCGCGCAGCCCGCACTACCGACGCTCCTTCGCTGAAGCGGGCTGCTCGCCGGCCGACCTGACCACTCCTGACGACCTTCGCCGACTCCCCTACCTGACTCGGGCCGACTGGATGACGGGCCAGCAGGAGGCGCCGCCCTACGGCCTGCTGCCAGTCGCCGGCCCGGAGTCGGCGGTGCGGCTCCACACGACCTCGGGTACGTCGGGGCAGGCGCCGCTGCGTGCCCTCGACTCCCGCAAGGACTGGGCGTGGGCGGCCGAGATGTGGTGCTACGGCATGTGGGCGATGGGAGTCCGTCCCCGCGACATCGCCTACGTCGCGTTCGGCTACGGCTCGTTCATCGGGTTCTGGGGACTGCACTACGGCCTGGAGAAGCTCGGTGCGCTGGTCATCCCTGGCGGCGCCCAGCCGACCGAGACGCGGGTGCGGCAGATCGTCGACTTCGGTGCGACGGTCGTCGCGTCCACACCGACCTACGCGCTGCGGCTCGCCGAATGCGCCCGCGACCTCGGGATCGACCTGCCCGGGTCCGCGGTCCGCACGCTGGTGCTCTCGGGCGAGCCGGCCGGTTCGATACCCGAGACCAAGGCCCTGATCGAGCACCAGTGGGGTGCCAAGGCCTATGACACCGCCGGCATGACCGAGATCTCGACCATCTTCATGTTCGAGTGCGCCGGTCGCCCCGGAGGAGCCCACATCATCGAGGACCACGTCATCG contains these protein-coding regions:
- a CDS encoding AMP-binding protein — protein: MGESPYWNPKIETLPRAELEALQLRKLRGVAAWAAARSPHYRRSFAEAGCSPADLTTPDDLRRLPYLTRADWMTGQQEAPPYGLLPVAGPESAVRLHTTSGTSGQAPLRALDSRKDWAWAAEMWCYGMWAMGVRPRDIAYVAFGYGSFIGFWGLHYGLEKLGALVIPGGAQPTETRVRQIVDFGATVVASTPTYALRLAECARDLGIDLPGSAVRTLVLSGEPAGSIPETKALIEHQWGAKAYDTAGMTEISTIFMFECAGRPGGAHIIEDHVIEEVVDPITDEPVAYGEMGERVVTSFGRSMIPLIRYRTADLVVKVPASRCTCGRVFDIYEGGVLGRVDDMKKVRGTNVYGRAVEAIVRRRPEIAEFQIRIAPQGIRDEIFLRTELHDQQPEDPRWPALAASLHKELAEAHEGLNFIVELAEPDSLPRFELKAKRLVDARPDPAHAHDHAHGEPTHGH